One genomic window of Micromonospora sp. WMMD1128 includes the following:
- a CDS encoding non-ribosomal peptide synthetase — MDSGHGTAYVTTPMWRVHGPLDRARLQAALDTVVARHDVLRAVFLERDGTPRVVLTPSVDLTIDWRDATSADEIARQAGAEAERPFDLTTGPLLRVVAWRLTDTEHVLLAATHHIVSDGWSVGLLARELATAYAGEPLPDLPVRYVDFAQTQRRELDGDRLAADLDHWRRQLAGLPALTLPTDRPRPEHPSHAAATTEFVLGPDLVAGLHRLGREHGVTLYMTLLAAFQVLLSRWSGQRDFGIGSPVAGRNSPEVENLIGLFVNTVVLRARLAGDPTFAELLARVRDDALDALDHQEVPYERVVQELRPDRPDTDSLIDAWFAMQNVPGDGPSAGPLRFTDFEVDRPKALFAVSLFAQPRGDELAMTVVYRSDLFDAATVDRLARRCRELLAAVVADPGIRVGAVELPADETAVLRRFGAAEVTGRVVDPVAALTDRVRRDGAAAAALTGDATVSYAELNARANRVAWWLRERGVRPESPVGIRLPRGVDMLAAVLGVLKAGGAYVPLDPAWPAERVDVVRADAGLDILLDGPLPDGGREDDPAVAVDPAQLAYVIYTSGSTGRPKGVGVSRGAMAAHVSRMRRRFGLGPADRVLQFAALAFDASIDQIFPALSCGAALVLPEHGLVAPATLLPLLDRHGVTLVNLPPAYFGELVAELTERGGTVPRALRTVVLGGDVVRPADVDRFGTCCPDVAVLNAYGPTETTVTTTVAEVPCGLSGAVPIGRALADRDLYVLDAALRDVPVGAVGELFVGGTQLARGYLGRPGLTGERFVPDPYGRTPGGRLYRTGDLVRWRPDGQVEFHGRADGQVKVRGFRVEVGEVEARLREHPGVRDAVVVAWQDRLVAYLTGDGVTGAQVRERLAERLPEFMVPAVVVVLDELPRTVGGKVDRGRLPDPEGHRPEVTDGFAEPRTPTEETIADVWRQVLRVDRIGVHDNFFDLGGHSLLATLAVARLVKALDRPVDVRSFFAHPTIAEFAAALPPAAAGPGPEPAPAITRLRRSGDFPLSFAQERMWFLNRLEPDAPDYMAALAWRVDGPLDRGRLDRALRQLVDRHESLRTTFPVVDTAPTQRVAAAGEVAADWHDVTAETDPYATAVARAGAELHRPFDLAAGPLFRALVWRLGPADHLLVLAMHHIVSDGWSMGVLVRELGAAYAGEALPELPVQYADYAGWQRRELTGDRLATELGHWRERLADLPALELPTDRPRPAHPSWAGATHEFTLDPELVAGLERLGRRHGATLYMTLLAAFQALLSRWTGQHDFGVGVPVAGRTRPEVENVIGFFVNTLVMRADTGGDPTFAELLGRVRDRALDAYQYQELPFERVVEELRPDRESGRSPLFQVMFDLEARAIAAPRLGAARLRPAEIPFDVTKFDLMVTFTTEPGAAGGFVQYRTDLFDAATIDRLVRRGQELLAAVAAAPDTRLGTTALPADETALLRRFGAAETPGRVTDPVVAFEGRARRDPGALAAIAADGVLSYAELNARANRVAWWLRARGVRAETPVVVRLPRGVEMLAAVLGVLKAGGAYVPVDPTWPAERADLVTADVGASVVLDGPLPDGGREDDPAVAVDPAQLAYVIYTSGSTGRPKGVGVSRGAMAAHVSRMRRRFGLGPADRVLQFAALAFDASIEQIFPALSCGAALVLPEHGLVAPAQIVADVERHRVTVMEVVPGYLTELIAEVTGDGTTAPTWSPARLRLLVLGGDAVRPADLAWWRRHHPDVSEGGSVAFVHCGFGPACEGEPWS; from the coding sequence TTGGACTCAGGCCACGGCACCGCGTACGTCACGACCCCGATGTGGCGGGTGCACGGCCCGCTCGACCGGGCGCGACTCCAGGCCGCGCTCGACACGGTGGTCGCCCGGCACGACGTGCTGCGCGCGGTCTTCCTGGAACGCGACGGCACGCCCCGGGTCGTCCTGACCCCGTCGGTCGACCTCACCATCGACTGGCGGGACGCCACCTCGGCCGACGAGATCGCCCGGCAGGCCGGCGCCGAGGCCGAGCGGCCGTTCGACCTGACCACCGGTCCGCTGCTGCGGGTGGTCGCCTGGCGGCTCACCGACACCGAGCACGTGCTGCTGGCCGCGACGCACCACATCGTCTCCGACGGCTGGTCGGTGGGCCTCCTGGCCCGCGAGCTGGCCACCGCGTACGCCGGGGAACCGCTGCCCGACCTGCCCGTCCGGTACGTCGACTTCGCCCAGACGCAGCGTCGGGAACTCGACGGTGACCGGCTCGCCGCCGACCTGGACCACTGGCGGCGCCAGCTCGCCGGCCTGCCCGCGCTGACCCTGCCCACCGACCGGCCGCGCCCGGAGCATCCCTCCCACGCGGCGGCGACGACCGAGTTCGTCCTCGGCCCGGACCTGGTGGCCGGGCTGCACCGGCTCGGCCGGGAGCACGGCGTCACGCTCTACATGACGCTGCTGGCCGCCTTCCAGGTGCTGCTGTCCCGGTGGAGCGGGCAGCGTGACTTCGGCATCGGCTCGCCGGTGGCCGGCCGGAACTCCCCGGAGGTGGAGAACCTCATCGGCCTGTTCGTCAACACCGTGGTCCTGCGGGCCCGCCTGGCCGGCGACCCGACCTTCGCCGAACTGCTCGCCCGGGTCCGCGATGACGCCCTCGACGCCCTCGACCACCAGGAGGTCCCGTACGAACGGGTGGTCCAGGAGCTGCGCCCCGACCGGCCGGACACCGACTCGCTCATCGACGCCTGGTTCGCCATGCAGAACGTGCCCGGCGACGGCCCGTCGGCCGGCCCGCTGCGCTTCACCGACTTCGAGGTCGACCGGCCGAAGGCGCTGTTCGCGGTGTCGCTGTTCGCCCAGCCTCGCGGCGACGAACTGGCGATGACAGTCGTCTACCGCTCGGACCTGTTCGACGCGGCGACCGTCGACCGCCTGGCGCGGCGGTGCCGGGAGTTGCTGGCGGCCGTGGTGGCCGATCCGGGGATCCGGGTCGGTGCGGTGGAGCTGCCGGCGGACGAGACGGCGGTGCTGCGACGGTTCGGCGCGGCCGAGGTGACCGGCCGGGTGGTCGACCCGGTGGCAGCCCTCACCGACCGGGTCCGGCGGGACGGTGCCGCCGCTGCCGCCCTGACCGGCGACGCGACGGTCAGCTACGCGGAGCTGAACGCGCGGGCCAACCGGGTCGCGTGGTGGCTGCGGGAGCGGGGGGTGAGGCCGGAGAGTCCGGTCGGGATCCGGTTGCCGCGCGGGGTGGACATGCTCGCCGCCGTGCTCGGGGTGCTGAAGGCCGGCGGGGCGTACGTGCCGCTGGACCCGGCCTGGCCGGCCGAGCGCGTCGACGTCGTCCGCGCCGACGCCGGCCTCGACATCCTGCTCGACGGGCCGCTGCCGGACGGTGGCCGGGAGGACGACCCGGCGGTGGCGGTGGATCCGGCGCAGTTGGCGTACGTGATCTACACGTCGGGGTCGACGGGTCGGCCGAAGGGGGTCGGGGTGTCGCGGGGGGCGATGGCGGCGCACGTGTCGCGGATGCGGCGGCGGTTCGGGCTGGGTCCGGCCGACCGGGTGTTGCAGTTCGCCGCGCTGGCGTTCGACGCCTCGATCGACCAGATCTTCCCGGCGCTGTCCTGTGGCGCGGCGCTGGTGCTGCCCGAACACGGCCTCGTCGCGCCCGCCACGCTGCTGCCGCTGCTGGACCGGCACGGCGTCACGCTCGTCAACCTGCCGCCGGCGTACTTCGGCGAGCTGGTCGCCGAACTGACCGAGCGGGGCGGGACCGTGCCGCGCGCGCTGCGGACGGTGGTGCTCGGCGGTGACGTCGTCCGACCCGCCGACGTGGACCGCTTCGGCACGTGCTGCCCCGACGTGGCGGTGCTCAACGCGTACGGGCCGACCGAGACCACCGTCACCACGACGGTCGCCGAGGTCCCGTGCGGCCTCAGCGGCGCCGTGCCGATCGGCCGCGCCCTCGCCGACCGCGACCTGTACGTGCTCGACGCCGCGCTGCGCGACGTGCCGGTGGGCGCGGTGGGTGAGCTGTTCGTCGGCGGCACGCAGCTCGCGCGCGGCTATCTGGGCCGCCCGGGGCTGACCGGCGAGCGGTTCGTGCCGGACCCGTACGGGCGGACACCCGGCGGCCGGTTGTACCGGACCGGGGACCTGGTGCGGTGGCGGCCGGACGGGCAGGTGGAGTTCCACGGCCGGGCCGACGGCCAGGTGAAGGTGCGCGGGTTCCGGGTCGAGGTCGGTGAGGTCGAGGCCCGGCTGCGGGAGCACCCGGGCGTGCGGGACGCGGTGGTGGTCGCCTGGCAGGACCGGCTGGTGGCCTACCTGACCGGCGACGGCGTCACCGGCGCGCAGGTGCGGGAGCGGCTGGCCGAACGGCTGCCGGAGTTCATGGTGCCGGCCGTGGTGGTGGTGCTCGACGAGTTGCCGCGCACCGTCGGCGGCAAGGTCGACCGGGGCCGGCTGCCCGACCCGGAGGGACACCGCCCGGAGGTGACCGACGGCTTCGCCGAGCCGCGCACCCCGACCGAGGAGACGATCGCGGACGTGTGGCGGCAGGTGCTGCGGGTCGACCGGATCGGCGTCCACGACAACTTCTTCGACCTGGGCGGCCACTCGCTGCTCGCCACGCTCGCGGTGGCCCGGCTGGTGAAGGCGCTCGACCGGCCGGTCGACGTCCGGTCCTTCTTCGCCCACCCGACCATCGCCGAGTTCGCCGCCGCCCTGCCACCGGCCGCCGCCGGCCCCGGCCCCGAGCCCGCGCCCGCGATCACCCGGCTGCGCCGCAGCGGCGACTTCCCGCTCTCCTTCGCCCAGGAACGGATGTGGTTCCTCAACCGGCTGGAGCCGGACGCGCCCGACTACATGGCGGCGCTGGCCTGGCGGGTGGACGGGCCGCTCGACCGGGGTCGGCTCGACCGGGCCCTGCGGCAGCTCGTCGACCGGCACGAGTCGCTGCGGACCACCTTCCCGGTGGTCGACACGGCCCCGACGCAGCGGGTCGCCGCCGCCGGCGAGGTGGCCGCCGACTGGCACGACGTGACCGCGGAGACCGACCCGTACGCCACCGCCGTGGCCCGGGCCGGGGCGGAGCTGCACCGCCCGTTCGACCTGGCCGCCGGCCCGCTGTTCCGGGCCCTGGTCTGGCGGCTCGGGCCGGCGGACCACCTGCTGGTGCTGGCCATGCACCACATCGTCTCGGACGGCTGGTCGATGGGCGTGCTGGTGCGCGAGCTGGGCGCCGCGTACGCCGGCGAGGCCCTGCCGGAGCTGCCGGTGCAGTACGCCGACTACGCCGGCTGGCAGCGTCGGGAACTCACCGGTGACCGACTCGCCACCGAGCTGGGGCACTGGCGCGAACGGCTGGCCGACCTGCCGGCGCTCGAACTGCCTACCGACCGTCCCCGGCCCGCCCACCCCTCCTGGGCCGGCGCGACCCACGAGTTCACCCTGGACCCCGAGCTGGTGGCCGGGCTGGAACGGCTGGGCCGCCGGCACGGCGCGACGCTCTACATGACGCTGCTGGCGGCGTTCCAGGCGCTGTTGTCCCGGTGGACCGGGCAGCACGACTTCGGCGTCGGGGTGCCGGTGGCCGGACGTACCCGGCCCGAGGTGGAGAACGTCATCGGGTTCTTCGTCAACACCCTCGTCATGCGCGCCGACACCGGCGGCGACCCGACCTTCGCCGAGTTGCTGGGCCGGGTGCGGGACCGGGCGCTCGACGCCTACCAGTACCAGGAGCTGCCCTTCGAGCGGGTGGTGGAGGAGCTACGGCCGGACCGGGAGTCGGGCCGGTCCCCGCTGTTCCAGGTCATGTTCGACCTGGAGGCGCGGGCGATCGCCGCGCCCCGGCTCGGCGCCGCCCGGCTGCGTCCCGCCGAGATCCCGTTCGACGTGACCAAGTTCGACCTGATGGTCACGTTCACCACCGAACCCGGCGCGGCCGGCGGGTTCGTGCAGTACCGCACGGACCTGTTCGACGCGGCCACCATCGACCGGCTGGTGCGGCGGGGTCAGGAACTGCTCGCCGCGGTGGCCGCCGCGCCGGACACCCGGCTCGGCACGACCGCGCTGCCGGCCGACGAGACCGCCCTGCTGCGGCGCTTCGGCGCGGCCGAGACGCCCGGCCGGGTGACCGACCCGGTGGTGGCGTTCGAGGGCCGGGCCCGCCGGGATCCGGGCGCGCTCGCCGCGATCGCCGCCGACGGCGTGCTGTCGTACGCGGAGCTGAACGCGCGGGCCAACCGGGTCGCGTGGTGGCTGCGGGCGCGGGGCGTGCGGGCGGAGACGCCGGTGGTGGTCCGCCTGCCGCGCGGGGTGGAGATGCTCGCCGCCGTGCTCGGGGTGCTGAAGGCCGGCGGGGCGTACGTGCCCGTCGACCCAACGTGGCCGGCCGAGCGGGCCGACCTGGTCACCGCCGACGTGGGCGCGTCCGTGGTGCTGGACGGGCCGCTGCCGGACGGTGGCCGGGAGGACGACCCGGCGGTGGCGGTGGATCCGGCGCAGTTGGCGTACGTGATCTACACGTCGGGGTCGACGGGTCGGCCGAAGGGGGTCGGGGTGTCGCGGGGGGCGATGGCGGCGCACGTGTCGCGGATGCGGCGGCGGTTCGGGCTGGGTCCGGCCGACCGGGTGTTGCAGTTCGCCGCGCTGGCGTTCGACGCCTCGATCGAGCAGATCTTCCCGGCGCTGTCCTGCGGCGCGGCGCTGGTGCTGCCCGAGCACGGGCTGGTCGCGCCGGCCCAGATCGTCGCCGACGTGGAACGCCACCGGGTGACCGTGATGGAGGTGGTCCCCGGCTACCTCACCGAGCTGATCGCCGAGGTCACCGGCGACGGCACCACCGCGCCCACCTGGAGTCCGGCCCGGCTGCGGCTGCTGGTGCTCGGCGGGGACGCGGTCCGCCCCGCGGACCTGGCGTGGTGGCGCCGGCACCACCCGGACGTGTCAGAGGGTGGTTCGGTAGCTTTCGTCCATTGTGGGTTCGGCCCGGCATGTGAAGGTGAGCCGTGGTCGTAA
- a CDS encoding phosphopantetheine-binding protein codes for MVNTYGPTETTISATVYDVPADVDGVVPIGRAVGDRALYVLDGDLAEVPVGAVGELFVGGTQLARGYLGRPGLTGERFVPDPYGPEPGGRLYRTGDLVRWRADGQVEFHGRADGQVKVRGFRVEVGEVEARLREHPGVRDAVVVAWQDRLVAYLTGDGVTGAQVRDRLAERLPGFMVPAVLIVLDELPRTVGGKVDRDRLPDPAGHRPAPAADAEPPRTPTEETVADIWRQVLRVDRIGIHDNFFHLGGHSLLATRVAIRLRAAFGCEVAVRTLFEEPTVARLAAAVEDRLMAEIAAMSSEDVEQALKEQNQ; via the coding sequence GTGGTCAACACGTACGGACCGACCGAGACCACGATCAGCGCCACCGTCTACGACGTGCCGGCCGACGTGGACGGCGTCGTGCCGATCGGCCGCGCGGTGGGGGACCGGGCGCTGTACGTGCTCGACGGTGACCTCGCCGAGGTGCCGGTGGGCGCGGTCGGCGAGCTGTTCGTCGGCGGCACCCAACTCGCCCGGGGCTACCTGGGCCGGCCGGGGCTGACCGGCGAGCGGTTCGTGCCGGACCCGTACGGGCCGGAGCCCGGCGGCCGGCTGTACCGGACCGGGGACCTGGTCCGCTGGCGGGCCGACGGGCAGGTGGAGTTCCACGGCCGGGCCGACGGCCAGGTGAAGGTGCGCGGGTTCCGGGTGGAGGTGGGCGAGGTCGAGGCCCGGCTGCGGGAGCACCCGGGCGTGCGGGACGCGGTGGTGGTCGCCTGGCAGGACCGGCTGGTGGCCTACCTGACCGGCGACGGCGTCACCGGCGCGCAGGTGCGGGACCGGCTGGCCGAACGGCTGCCCGGATTCATGGTGCCGGCCGTGCTGATCGTCCTCGACGAGCTGCCGCGCACCGTCGGCGGCAAGGTCGACCGGGACCGGCTGCCCGACCCGGCCGGACACCGGCCGGCGCCCGCCGCCGACGCGGAACCGCCGCGCACCCCGACCGAGGAGACGGTCGCCGACATCTGGCGGCAGGTCCTGCGGGTCGACCGGATCGGCATCCACGACAACTTCTTCCACCTGGGCGGCCACTCCCTGCTCGCCACCCGGGTCGCCATCCGGCTGCGCGCGGCCTTCGGCTGCGAGGTGGCCGTCCGAACCCTCTTCGAGGAGCCCACCGTGGCCCGGCTCGCCGCCGCCGTCGAGGACCGGCTGATGGCCGAGATCGCGGCGATGAGCAGCGAGGACGTCGAGCAGGCACTGAAGGAGCAGAACCAGTGA
- a CDS encoding IS5 family transposase, with the protein MGERAAYPSDLTDEQWAVVGPFLQAWKDRHPSVSGHQGRYELREIVNAIFYQNRTGCQWAYLPHDLPPKSATYYYFALWRDDGTDQVIHDLLRCQAREKAGRREDPTAVVLDTQSIRAANHVPAATTGKDAAKKVPGRKRGLAVDALGLIIAVVVTAASVTDNAIGVKLLDNVLAHTPTVTKAWVDAGFKDDVQIHGAVRGVDVEQVLRSDTTAGFVPIKRRWVVEQTNGTLMLHRRLVREYESRPASAVSHTWWASTANLIRRLTGTATTSWRDPGHQR; encoded by the coding sequence ATGGGTGAGCGTGCGGCGTATCCGAGTGACCTGACCGATGAGCAGTGGGCGGTGGTCGGGCCGTTCCTGCAGGCGTGGAAGGACCGGCACCCGTCGGTGTCGGGGCATCAGGGCCGTTACGAGTTGCGGGAGATCGTGAACGCGATCTTCTACCAGAACCGGACCGGGTGCCAGTGGGCGTACCTGCCGCACGACCTGCCGCCGAAGTCGGCCACCTACTACTACTTCGCCCTGTGGCGTGATGACGGCACCGACCAGGTGATTCACGATCTGCTGCGCTGCCAGGCACGGGAGAAGGCCGGCCGCCGGGAGGATCCGACCGCGGTGGTGCTGGACACTCAGTCGATTCGGGCGGCCAACCACGTCCCGGCCGCCACGACCGGCAAGGACGCCGCGAAGAAGGTGCCGGGCCGTAAGCGGGGCCTCGCGGTCGACGCCCTCGGGTTGATCATCGCGGTGGTGGTCACCGCCGCGTCGGTCACCGACAACGCGATCGGCGTGAAGCTGCTGGACAACGTCCTCGCGCACACGCCGACGGTGACCAAGGCATGGGTCGACGCCGGGTTCAAAGACGACGTGCAGATCCACGGCGCGGTCCGAGGTGTCGACGTGGAGCAGGTCCTGCGGTCCGACACGACCGCCGGGTTCGTGCCGATCAAGCGGCGGTGGGTGGTCGAGCAGACCAACGGCACGCTGATGCTGCACCGCCGCCTGGTCCGCGAGTACGAAAGCCGACCCGCCTCCGCGGTGTCCCACACCTGGTGGGCCTCGACAGCGAACCTCATCCGCCGGCTGACCGGCACCGCCACCACGTCCTGGCGCGACCCAGGCCACCAGCGGTGA